The Microbacterium natoriense genomic interval CGCGCGCGGGGCCAGCATGAGAGCGACGCCCAGGATGAGGGTCGAGATCGAGGTCGAGAAGAAGGGGGCGAACATCGAATCCCAGAACACCTGGATGGTGAGGAAGATCGTGAGGCCGCTCGCCTGCCGCTGAGCGACCTGCCCTGCCGTTCCGACTGCGACGACCACCAGCATCGCGATCAGCATCGCGGCGCCGAAGAGACCGAAGCGTATCCAGAGGTCTCCGAGCATCGAATGGACCTCGTAGCCGTCGCCGAACATGTACTTCTCGACGTAGCCGTTGTTCGGGTCGTAGTTGAGCCGCGCCATTCCCGACTTGGCGATGAACAGGTCGACTCCGTTCGCGACGGTTCCCGACCCGAGCCCGAAGGGATTCGCGGCGAGCAGTTCGGTGGACGCCCCGATCTCCGGACGCCCGCCGAGCAGGAGCGAGCCGGACTGGGCGATCTGCGCCTCCGAACGGACCGCGGCAGCCTTGCCGAACCAGCCTTCGAGGATGAAGGCCTGCAGTGCGGCATACCCGATCACGGCGACGAATCCGAAGACGGCGAGCGTGCGCACGGTGGTGGAGCTCTTGGCGAGTCTCGAGCCGAGTGCCTGCCACATCACGAGTGCGGCCGCCACGAGCAGCATCGACCCTGCGGAGCGCGAGTCGTTCAACGCGGAGACGACTGCGAGCAGGAGGAGGGCGGCGACCTCGAGCCACAGGCGACGGCTGAGCATGCAGAGCGCGAGCACGATCACCGTGGCCGGAACCGACAGATCGAACTTCCACAGATTGTCCGTGTTGACGCCGTGCGTGACGACGCTGACCAGCAGGCCGCAGCCGTAACAGAGCGCGGTGGCCGCGGGTCCGAGGATGCTGCGGGCCCACACCACGACTCCGATGCCGCCGAGCAGCCCCACGAGCGAGAACGTGTTCAGCTGCATCATCGAGTCGCTGGTCGGGTGGTCGGCGGCGAAGAAGTCTGTCAGCACGAATCCGCTGAAGACCGCGAGGACCCCCAGAGACAGGATGGTGGAACCGCCGCGGAGTCGCCAGAGCGCGACCACCCAGACCGGCAGCAGCAGGACGCTCAGGACGATTCCCGCGGTGACACCCTGCTGGATCGTGATGCGTGCCGCGATGATGACGCAGGCCAGGGCGGCGAGCGCTTTCATGTGGCGACTTCTTCTTCCGGGCGAGGAGTCGTGCCCATCAGCCGTTCACGGTGGCGTGCCGTGTACACCGCGAACGGGACGATCTGGAACACCAGCACGGATGCCGCGTTCGCGAGCACCGGTCCGGCTGTGCCGAGAACGGGCGTGACCAGGAGGGCGAGGACGATGGTCGACACCGTCATCAGAGCGACCGGGATCATCTGGAAGCGGATGCCGGCCTCGTCCATCAGGAACATCCCGAGCGGGTAGAGCGCCGCCTGGCACACCACCATGAGGCCGAACGCCAGGACTGTCGTGCCGGACACCTCCAGCGAGCCGTCGGTGATGAAGTCGAACAGCCAGGGGGATACCGCCCACACGAGCGCGCAGATCACCGCGGCTCCGACGGCGAAGAGCGCCGCGATCGCGTAGGGCCCCCGATTCAGAGTGCCGCGGGCTCGCGCGCGGGTGAACAGCGGCCACAGCGCGAGCCCACCCGCCGCGACCACGCCGTTGATGGCGAAGAACACCTGGCCGACGGCGCCGTACTCGGCCACGTCATGAGTCGTGCCGGACTGGGCGAGGATGTAGCGCAGAAGCGCGACGGAGAGCGGCGCGGAGACGAGCTGCACCAGCATGGGCCAGCCGACATGCATGACCTGCACTCCGGGTGCCCGGCGGAAACTCGGAATATCGCGCATCGCCCGACCCAGCAGCGGAGCGAGTGCGGTGAGTGCGAAGCCGAAGCCGACCATCGCGATCATGATGCCGGACACCATCGACGACAGCGCGAGAAACGTGCCGGCCGACGGGGGAGCGAAGGAGACCAGCAACCAGACCAGCAGCAGGTTGAGAGGGCCCTGCGCGGCTTGGATGAGGATGATCCAATGGTTCTTGTGCAGGCCGAGCAGCACTCGCTGCCAGATGCCGAACGGGATGCCGAGGCAGAAGATCATCAGGGAGACGAACGCTGCGAGGTCCGCTCCCGGTATCCGGCCGGCATCGCCGAGGATGAGACTCCACGCACCGGTGAGGTAGAGGACGGCGTTGATGACCATGCCAGCGCCGGAGAACCCGACCATGATGCGTCCCACAGTGGTGAGCTGCGCCTTGATCACCGGGTCTTTGCGGGGTGTGTCGCTGACGGCGATGCTGTTCACGAGCACAGCGCCCGAACCCAGATCGGAGAACGAGATCAGCCCGGGGAGGGAAGCCACCAGGGTGTAGAGGGCGTAGTACTCGACGCCGGGTCCCCCTAGGATCAAGCGCACCGTGAGCACGCCGCAGACGAGGGAGATGGCCATGGAGACGGCCCTCGCAGCGAGTGCGAGCAGGACGCTCATGACTTCGACGTGGGGGCGTCGTCGAGCTTCTCCGACACCGGGGCGTCGTCGAGTGTCTCCGACACCGGGGCGTCGCGGGACGGCTTCTTCGCGGCATCGGCCGCGGAGCGCAGCGGCAGAGACCAGCGGCGACCGGGAGTGTCGTCGGGCACGTAGTAGGGCCCGCGCTCCTTGCGCTTGACGGCGTTCAGGACGATGCCGACGACGTCCTTGTGCGTGGACTTCAGCGTGGCGAGGACGTTGATGACCTGCTTGCGGCGTGTGCGACCGGATCGCGCGACGACGAGCACGCCGTCGGCAAGATCGGCGAGCAGCAGCGCATCCGACACGACGAGGGCGGGGGCGCTGTCGATGATGACGTACTCGTACTTCTCCCGCGCCTCTTCGACCAGCTCGCGAAGGCGGTGCGAAGTGATCAGCTGCCCGGGGTTGGGCGCCGGCGCGCCACCGGCGATGATGTCGATGTTCATCGATTCGGAGTGCTGCACGGCTTCTTCGAACGTGGCCTCGCCGACGAGCACGGAGGTCACGCCGACGGATCCTTCGAGTTGCAGCTGAGTCGCGATCGACGAACGGCGCAGATCGGCATCGATCAGGAGAACACTGTGTCCGGGTTCTGCGAGTGCGGTGGCCAGACCGATGCTCACCGACGACTTCCCCTCGTGAGGGGCTGAAGAGGTCATCATCACGACCCGCAGGTCGCGATCGACGGCGACGTACTTGAGGTTGGCCGCGAGTCCACGGAAGGACTCTGCGGAGCGGCTGTCGCGGCTGCGGAGCATCGTCGACAAGATCGAGTAGTTCCGCCGCCATGCCACGATCTCGCCGATCACGG includes:
- a CDS encoding polysaccharide biosynthesis tyrosine autokinase — its product is MTLQDYVDSLRKHWLVIIALTILGAGAAFGYARTLPPEYSSTAAVMVVPQRGDSTNELVQGTSYVQSLVQTYAVLASSPLVLSPVIDELGLEGTPTQLAKRVSVVNTLNTVVIEISVTDSSAEQAQRIAEAITDSLIAAVPAVSPSDADNQPAVRLETIAPARMPQAPIGPNTRLLTLIGAAIGLALGVAYALFRRVLGTRVTERADISAVTDAPVIGEIVAWRRNYSILSTMLRSRDSRSAESFRGLAANLKYVAVDRDLRVVMMTSSAPHEGKSSVSIGLATALAEPGHSVLLIDADLRRSSIATQLQLEGSVGVTSVLVGEATFEEAVQHSESMNIDIIAGGAPAPNPGQLITSHRLRELVEEAREKYEYVIIDSAPALVVSDALLLADLADGVLVVARSGRTRRKQVINVLATLKSTHKDVVGIVLNAVKRKERGPYYVPDDTPGRRWSLPLRSAADAAKKPSRDAPVSETLDDAPVSEKLDDAPTSKS
- a CDS encoding lipopolysaccharide biosynthesis protein; translation: MSVLLALAARAVSMAISLVCGVLTVRLILGGPGVEYYALYTLVASLPGLISFSDLGSGAVLVNSIAVSDTPRKDPVIKAQLTTVGRIMVGFSGAGMVINAVLYLTGAWSLILGDAGRIPGADLAAFVSLMIFCLGIPFGIWQRVLLGLHKNHWIILIQAAQGPLNLLLVWLLVSFAPPSAGTFLALSSMVSGIMIAMVGFGFALTALAPLLGRAMRDIPSFRRAPGVQVMHVGWPMLVQLVSAPLSVALLRYILAQSGTTHDVAEYGAVGQVFFAINGVVAAGGLALWPLFTRARARGTLNRGPYAIAALFAVGAAVICALVWAVSPWLFDFITDGSLEVSGTTVLAFGLMVVCQAALYPLGMFLMDEAGIRFQMIPVALMTVSTIVLALLVTPVLGTAGPVLANAASVLVFQIVPFAVYTARHRERLMGTTPRPEEEVAT